A window of Rhodococcus sp. SGAir0479 contains these coding sequences:
- a CDS encoding OsmC family protein has translation MAEQTPNSAPAPTELWVERTGTRLYTGRSSRGAEVRIGSESVEGVFTPGELLKIALAACSGMSSDFPLSRRLGDDYDATIRVSGAADRENEVYPHLEETLELDLSELDEAARDRLVALVERSIDKVCTVGRTLKAGTTITLNVTQD, from the coding sequence ATGGCTGAACAGACTCCGAACTCCGCTCCCGCTCCGACCGAACTGTGGGTGGAGCGCACCGGCACACGCCTGTACACCGGTCGCAGCTCTCGCGGCGCCGAGGTGCGGATCGGATCGGAATCGGTGGAGGGCGTGTTCACGCCCGGCGAGCTGCTCAAGATCGCGCTGGCGGCGTGCTCCGGCATGAGCTCGGACTTCCCGCTGTCGCGCCGGCTCGGTGACGACTACGACGCGACGATCCGGGTCTCGGGTGCCGCCGACCGGGAGAACGAGGTGTACCCGCATCTCGAGGAGACGCTCGAGCTCGACCTGAGTGAACTCGACGAGGCGGCGCGGGACCGGCTGGTCGCGCTCGTCGAACGGTCGATCGACAAGGTGTGCACGGTCGGGCGCACGCTGAAGGCGGGCACCACGATCACCCTGAACGTCACGCAGGACTGA